The genomic window CGCTCCTGGCTTGGCCTCCTTGGAAGATCCTCTGGTGAAGGTTTTTTACGATATCCTTTTTGCGCATCCGCAAACGGCACGCGTCCTGAGCTCGGGCGAGCGGTCGGAACGAGAGAATGCGCTGCGCCGCTGGTGGCGTCGCACGCTCCAGGGCCCATTCGACGCGCAGTACTGGCAGTGGCAGGCGGCCGTCGGCCTCATCCATGTCCGCCAGAATGTGACCAACCCGATGATGATCGGCATGTGGGGAGTCATCCTGAACACCCTGCAAGTGGCCCTTCTCGAGACTCTGCGGCTTTTGCCTCACGAGGCGGCGCGCGCCATGGAGTCGCTCCATCGCCTGGCTGCCACGGTGCAGGCTCTGACCGCGGAAAGCTATCTGCGCCACTATCTGCTCGCCCTATCTCATTCCACCGGGGTTTCCACGGAGCTGATCCACCGGCTGGTCGTGGTCGAGCTCTCCTCCCTTGATCCTTCCGCCCAGGTGTAGGAAGGTCGAGCCATCTCCGTCCTTTCGCCTCTCGATTTTGTCGTATTTTTTTCTTTGCATCGGCTGCCCTCCTCCACTAAGGGAGGAAGCTCAATGTTTTTCCTAGCTACGGCCGAGCCTACCAGCCATGCCCCGCTCGTTCATCCAGCGGCCCCCACGCTTTTTCATCTGGGCCCGCTCCCGATTACTGCGTCGATGGTCCATAGCTGGGTGATCCTTTTGCTCCTTTTTCTCGTGATCCGCCTGGGAACCGCCCGACTGGAGATGGTGCCCTCGGGCCTCCAGAACGCGATCGAGGCCGCGGTCGAAGGTTTGGAACGCCTCACGCGAGGGCTGCTTGAGCCCAAGGTCGCCGACTGGTGCTTTCCCCTCGTCGCCACCTACTTCATCTTCATCGCGGTCTCCAACCTGACCGGGCTGGTTCCCGGTGTGGGCACGATCGGCTTTGGAACCGTGAAGGCTGGCTCTCATTTGCCCTACTCCGTCGAGCACCCCCATGTCTCTCTTTTGCGACCGCCGACGTCCGACGCGAACATGACGAGCGCGATGGCCGTGATCTACTTCTTCGTGAGTCTCTATTGGGCTCTCAAGTACCACCACGGCCCCTGGGGCCTCCTCGTGCATATCTTTGGGGTGAAGGGCGGAATGAAGGGATGGATCTTGATCCCGCTCGCGGTCCTCTTCTTCGCCGTGGGTCTCATGGAAGCCCTTTCGATCGTCATTCGGGCCATCGCGCTGGCCATGCGGCTCTATGGGAACGTGTACGGGGGCGAGTCGGTGCTGGTGCTCATGACCGGCATGCTCGGCGGGCTCGCGGCCGTTCCGTTTTACTTCTTCGAATTTGCCGTGGCGCTGATCCAGGCCTTGATCTTTACCCTTCTTGCGATCGTCTTCACGGGGACTCTTTGCTCGCACGAGGAGTCCCACAAGTGAGATGCTTTCAGGCCGCAGCATCGGCCCGAAACAAGAAGCAGAGAAAACCAGCTACCATAATCATCTAGGAGAGTGACAAGTATGATGTTCCTTGCGGAAATGAGTGGAAATATCGCGGTGGGTCTTGCGGCTACCGGCGGCGCCATTGGCGTTGGCCTCGCCGCGTTGGGGGCCGCCGGAGCCATCGGTCGGAATCCGGGCTCCTTCGGGCTTGTCTTTACTACGGCGCTTTTGGGGATGGCCCTTTCCGAAGGCCTCGCTATTCTGGTCTTCTTCGTCGTCGGGAGGTAGTTGCTCATGGGCGACGCACTCGTTCAGCTCGGAATCGACTGGCCCAGGTTCATCGCGCAGACGATCAACTTTGCCATCGTTCTCTGGGTGTTGAATCGGTTCGCCTATCGACCGGTCCTGCGGCTCCTGGAAGAGCGCCGAACCCGCATAGCGGAGAGCCTGCAGAACGCCGAACGGATTCAGAAGGAGCTCGCGGCCGCGGAGGAAGCGCGGCGAGAAATCCTCCACCAAGCCAACGAGCGGGCTTCTCAGCTCATCGCCGAAGCCGAGCAAACGGCGAAGTTGCAAGGCGAGAAGCTCCTCAAAGAAGCGGCGGAAGAATCGGAGCGGATCCTGGCGAAGGCACGAGCGCGAGCGGAGCAGGAGCAGCAGGAGAGCCGGGCGGTCGTTCGCCGGGAAGTGGGGGAGCTCGTGCTCGCCCTCACGGCCAAGGTGTCCGGAAAGGTTTTGTCCGTCGAGGATCAGGAGCGCTTGCGCGCCGAGACGATGGCTCAGCTGCCGGCGGAGCCACGGACCGATTTCCCCCCCGCGCCCGACTCCCAGAGGAATTAAGAAGGATCGATCCAGCGTGAAGCTCTCTCGACAAGCTCGCCGCAAAGCAAAAGCCCTCTTCCGACTCTGCTTCGAAGGCGCAGTTCTTGATCCGGGCAGGGTCCGTCAGGTCGTGACGGTGCTGCTCGACCAAAAGCCGCGCGGCTATCTCCCGATCCTGCAGCGCCTGCGTCAGCTGGTGGCCTACCGGATCGCCGAAAACACGCTTTCCATTGAGAGCGCTACCCCGCTCCCTGATCAGGGCGGCTCCCTCTTCGCGGTGCTCGAAGCCCGATACGGTGCTGCGCTCGAGAAGCGCTACCTGGTGCGCCCGGAACTGATTGGAGGCATGCGCATCCAAAAAGGGAGCACGGTCTGGGACGGATCGATCTCCCAGAGGTTGCAAACGCTGGAAGCCACGCTAGTCTGATAATCGCCACTTGTTGTACTCAACCCACCTCACTGCACTACGATGAGCACCTTACTCGAAGAGATTGAAAATCGCATCGCGGACCTCCGACGGGAAGTCGCCAAGACCGATGTGGGCACCGTCCGCGAAACGGGCGACGGTGTGGTCAAGATCGAGGGGCTCGGGAATGTCGGCATGAACGAGATTCTCGAGTTTCCGGATCGCCGGGACACCTTCGGTCAACCCATCCGCGCCTTGGCGCTCAATCTGGAAGAGACCGAGGTTGGTGGGGTCATTCTGGGAGAGTTCACGCAGATTCGCGAGGGCGACCAGGTGCGCTCTACGGGAAAGTTGCTCCAGGTCCCGGTGGGAAAGGGGCTCTTGGGGAGGGTGATCAGCCCCTTGGGCCAGCCGCTCGATGGAAAGGGCGCGATCGAAGCATCTCTCTCGTATCCGATGGAGCGGATCGCGCCCGGCATCATTCAGCGCCGCTCGGTCAGCCAGCCGGTCCAGACCGGGATCGCCGCCATTGACAGCATGATCCCCATCGGCCGCGGCCAGCGCGAGCTGATCATCGGGGACCGTGCGACCGGAAAGACGACGATTGCCGTGGATTCCATCCTCAACCAGGCGCGGATCAACCGTGCCAACGAGAGCAATCCCGACTATCGGCCTCTCTATTCGATCTATGTCGCCGTTGGTCAGAAGAATGCCAACGTCGCCCGGGTTCTCGACGTGCTCGAATCGCACGATGCGTTGTCGAGCACGATCGTCGTGGTGGCGGCGGCGTCGGATCCGGTGACTCTCCAATACCTCGCCCCATTTGCGGGTGCGGCGATCGGTGAGTGGTTCATGGAAAACGGAATGGATGCACTGGTCGTCTACGACGATCTCTCCAAGCATGCTGCGGCCTATCGGCAGCTTTCCCTCGTGCTCAAGCGGCCTTCGGGCCGTGAGGCCTATCCGGGAGATGTCTTTTACCTCCATTCCCGCCTGTTGGAGCGGGCGGCCCGGCTCGGCGAGCGCTATGGCAACGGGAGCTTGACAGCCCTGCCAATCATCGAGACTCAGGCTGGCGACGTTTCGGCTTATATTCCGACCAACGTCATCTCCATTACCGACGGGCAGATCTATCTCGAAACCGATCTCTTCTATCAAGGGATTCGCCCCGCGATCAGCGTGGGGCTCTCGGTATCGCGTGTGGGATCGGCCGCCCAAGTGAAGGCGATCCGGCAAGTTGCGGGAAAGGTGAAGCTCGAGCTCGCCCAATTCCGGGAGCTTGCGGCCTTTGCGCAATTTGCCTCGGACCTCGATCCGGCGACCAAGGCCAAGCTCGATCGTGGTGCGCGGATCGTGGAAATTTTCAAGCAGCCCCAATACAGCCCGGTGCCGGTGGAAGTCCAGGTGGCCACTCTCTGGGGGGTGCAGAACAACTTCTTTGATTCCGTCCCAGTGCCGCAGGTAAAGGCGTTTCAGGAAAAGCTGGTCCAATTCCTCCAGAGCCGACACCCGGGCGTTCTCGATGAGATCCGTCAAAAGGGCGTCCTGGACGAGGGGATCACCAAGTCTCTCAGGTCGGCGTTCGAAAACTTCACTCAGGCCTACACCGCCTAGAGCCGCCACCCGCCCCCGTCGCTCTTCCGCCATGGCCAGCACCCGTGAAATTCGCCGAAGGATCCGTTCGGTCAAGAACACCGCTCAGATCACCAAGGCGATGCAAATGGTAGCCGCCTCCAAGATGCGCCGCGCCCAGCTCCGTGCGCTCGAGGGAAGACCCTATCAGAAGCTGCTCGAGGAGATCACCCACAGCCTCGTTCCTCAAGTGGGGCAGCTGCGGCACCCGCTGCTCAACCCGCGGCCGGTACAACGCCGCGCGGTGCTGGTCATCTCGACCGACAAAGGTCTTTGCGGCTCCCTGAATACGAACCTCTTTCGCGAGCTGCTCCGCCGTCACAGCCCAGACCGGGCCTATGTGAGCGTGGGGCGGAAGGCAAGGAGCTTCCTCGCCAGCCTCCCGAGCTCGACGGGGGAGACGTTGCTGGCCGATTTCGAGCTGCGGGATAACCTGACCTTTCGCGATGGCAAGCGGATCAGCCGATTCCTTCTGGAGAAGTTCTCCGCCGGTGAGATCGACGCGATCGACGTCGCTCACACCCATTTCGTCAACGCGCTCGTGCAGACGACGGTGATTCGTCCACTCGTGCCGATTGCGCCGGAAACCCTGCCGCAGGGCGAGCCGTCCGCAACCGTGGTAGTGCCGGACAACTTCGAGCCCTCTCCTGAGGAGCTGCTCGATGCCCTGTTGCCCTTCTTCGTCGATTGGAATATCTATCAGGCCCTGCTCGATAGCTTGGCATCGGAGCACAGCGCCCGCATGATCGCGATGAAGAACGCGACCGAAAATGCCAAGGAGCTCGTCGGCGACCTTACACTCGAGTACAACAAGGCGCGTCAAGAGGGCATCACCCGCGAAATTCTGGAGATCGCTACGGCGCAGATCGCGCTGGAGTGATCCGTGCGCGGACAGGAGGAATCGTTCATGAGCACAGGTAAAATCGTTCAAGTCATCGGTCCCGTCGTCGATCTGGAATTCCCGGAAGAGAGCGTCCCGGCAATCTACAATGCCCTGCTGGTTCACCTGGAAAGAGAGGGCAAGATGATCGAGCTCACGCTCGAAACGCAACAGCATCTGGGAGAAGGGTGGGTGCGCGCCGTGGCGATGTCGAGCACCGACGGGCTCCGCAGGGGCATGGAGGCGGAGGATACGGGGCAGCCCATTTCGGTGCCGGTTGGGCCCGCTGTCCTCGGTCGGGTCTTCAACGTGCTGGGCGATCCGGTCGACGAACGGGGACCGGTCGCGGCGAGCAAGCGCTACCCGATCCATCGCAAGGCGCCCGACCTGGCAGCTCAGAGCACCAAGACGTCGATCCTCGAGACTGGGATCAAGGTCATCGACTTGATCTGCCCCTTCCTGCGGGGAGGAAAGGCGGGCGCTTTCGGCGGAGCCGGAGTGGGCAAGACGGTCGTGATCATGGAGCTGATCAACAACATCGCCAAGGCGCACGGGGGATTTTCGGTCTTTGCCGGCGTGGGCGAAAGAACGCGCGAGGGAAACGATCTCTACAACGAGATGGCGGAGGCCAAGGTCATTAACCTCGAAAATGTCTCCGATTCCAAGGTGGCATTGGTCTACGGCCAGATGAACGAGCCCCCGGGCGCACGCCTCCGGGTCGGGCTCTCCGCCCTGGCGATGGCCGAGTACTTCCGGGACGAGATGAATCAAGACGTTCTGCTCTTCATCGACAACATCTTCCGCTTTTCCCAAGCCGGTTCGGAGGTCTCCGCCCTTCTCGGGCGCACGCCCAGTGCGGTCGGCTACCAACCGACCCTCGCCTCGGAAATGGGGGCGCTGCAGGAACGGATCACCTCGACGCGGACCGGCTCGATCACTTCTTTCCAAGCCGTCTACGTCCCGGCCGACGACCTTACCGATCCCGCGCCCGCGAACACCTTCGCGCACCTTGATTCGACGATCGTCCTGGAGCGGGCGATCGCCGAGCAGGGGATTTATCCGGCGGTAGACCCTCTCGCCTCGACCTCCAAGGCGCTTGCGGCAGATATCGTGGGAGAGGAGCATTACAACGTCGCCCGAGGCGTACAGCGCGTCCTGCAGCGCTACAAGGATCTGCAGGACATCATCGCGATCCTTGGGATGGATGAGCTCTCGCCCGAGGATAAGCAGACGGTCTATCGCGCCCGGAAGATTCAACGGTTCCTGAGCCAACCGTTCCATGTGGCCGAAGTATTCACCGGGACCAAAGGGGAATACGTGCCTGTAGCCGAAACCATTCGGGGCTTCCGCGAGATTCTCGACGGGAAGCATGATGAGGTGCCTGAAGGCAACTTCTACATGAAGGGAACGATCGACCAGGTCGTCGCGAGTGGCAAATGAGCCTGCTCCACGTGGAAATCGTTACTCCGGAAGGAGTGCGCTTCGCCCAGGACGTGGAGATGGCAACCTTTCCCGGAGAGGAAGGGGAAATGGGCGTCTACCCCAACCACGAACCGCTCATCACGCGCATCGTACCGGGAGAGCTCGTCCTGCAAGCGGGAGGGGAGCGTAAGGTCCTGGCGGTGGGAGAAGGCTTTGCCAAGATTTCTTCCGCACGCCTCGTGCTTCTGTCCGACATGGCCCTCTACGAAGAAGAGATCGAGGAGGCCAAAGTGGCCGAAGCCGTCGAGCGCGCGCAACAGGCTTTGCGCCAGAAGGAGCTTGGAGAGGAGGAGCAGGCGGCCACGGCGGCGCTGCTGGCTCGTTCGCTTGCGCAGCTCAAGGTCAAGCGCCGCCACCGCTCGGCCTGATCCCCGTGCCTGCCCCTTTGGCTCCGGTCGATGTTCAACTCGTCGGCACCGAACTAGCGATCCGATGGCGGGACGGCAGGGAAAGCTACCTCCCGCTGGAGGCCCTCCGCCGCAACTGCCCTTGTGCGCTCTGCCAGGGCGAGAGCACGGCAACGACGACCTATTCTCCCAAGAAGAAGGACTACTCTGCGGAGAGCTTCGTCGTGCGGTCCCTCCAAGTGGTCGGAGGCTATGCACTCCAGATCGTCTGGGCCGATGGGCACGCAACCGGCATCTATCCCTACTCCTATCTTCTCTCCCTCGGCGAGGAGTCCCCACCGCCGCGCTAATCGGCTTCTTGCAGGCAAGCTGCCCGGACCCGAGCCCTTGCATCGCTGCGTGAGACTCCCTATGCTTCTCCCTGCTACCGTGAATGCGGCCCTCGTTCCCGCTCCAGCTCTTGATGCAACATGCTCGGCGGTGGAGAACCTTCCGGTCCAGCTCCTGGCTGCGGTCTCGGGGGGGCTCGATTCGTGCGTTCTGCTCGATGCTCTGGTTCTCTGCGGCAAGCATCCGACCGTGGTTCATTATGATCATGGTTGGCGCTCCGACAGTCGGGAGGATGCCGCCTTCGTCGGGCAGCTTGCGGCATCGTATGGCCTCCCCTTTTTGGAAGAGAAGGGCGGCTCGCCTGGGATCAAGTCGGAAGGGGCGGCACGGAACCGGCGGTACGAGTTTTTCGCACGCGCTGCCCGCACGACGGGCTGTTCTGATCTGGCCTTGGGACACCACGCGGAGGACCAAGTGGAAACGCTTCTCCTGCAGCTGCTGCGCGGCAGCGGCTCCCACGCGCGGGGCATGCGGGAGAGCGAGGTGCGCGCCGGACTGCGTCTTCACCGCCCCTTTCTCTGGCTCGATCGGAGCCAGGTCCGGGAGCATGCGCGCGTTCGGGGTTTGCACTGGCGGGAAGATCGCTCGAACGACGACCGACGCTATCTTCGGAACCGGATTCGGCACGAACTGCTGCCCTTTCTGGAAGAGCGCTTTTCGCCCCATGTCCGACGGTCTCTGCTCCGCTTCTGCCGTATCCGCATTGCGGAAGAGGAGTGGATGACCGAGCTGGTTCGCAAGGAGGCGGAAGGAAACAGCCTTTCCATTGCAGACCTGGGCCATGCTCCCCTCGGCCGACAGCGACGAGTGGTCCACCTTTGGCTTCGTCGGCGAGGCGTTCCCGACATTTCCCTTGCGGATGTCGAGTCGGTCCGTGGCCTGGCTTGCGGCGAGCGGAACGGAAAGGAATATCCCCTTGCTGGCGGCTGGCATGCCGTCCGAAAGGATGGCGCAATCTCCCTCAAGCATCTGGCACTCTCGTGCGCCTCAATCAATACCTAGCGCGCTGCGGCCTCGGATCACGGCGGGGAGTAGAACGGCTCATCCTCGATGGCAGGGTGACCGTCAACGGCCACGTCCAGGATCGCCTCGCGATCCAAGTCTCGACAGAGGATGCTGTCGCCCTCGATGGTCGACCGGTCCGTCCATCCTCCGCCCTGACGGTGCTCCTTCATAAGCCGAGAGGTTTTCTCTGCACCTCCTTCGATCCCCGAGGACGCAAAACCGTCTATGACCTCCTGCCTCCCCGCTGGAGAAATCTCCGTTACATCGGTCGTCTCGATCGGGAGAGCGAAGGGCTTTTGCTCTTCACAAGCGACGGTCTCCTCATTGAGCGGTTGGCGCATCCGCGCCATAAGGTTCCCAAGCTTTATGAGGTGGAATGCGACCATCCTCTCGATAGCGCCAAGATCGCTACGCTCCTTCGCGGATGCCGTATTGAAGGCCGAACCGCCGCGATCGACTCCTTCCAGATCCTTGGAGCGCGGCGTGTCCA from Methylacidimicrobium sp. B4 includes these protein-coding regions:
- the atpG gene encoding ATP synthase F1 subunit gamma → MASTREIRRRIRSVKNTAQITKAMQMVAASKMRRAQLRALEGRPYQKLLEEITHSLVPQVGQLRHPLLNPRPVQRRAVLVISTDKGLCGSLNTNLFRELLRRHSPDRAYVSVGRKARSFLASLPSSTGETLLADFELRDNLTFRDGKRISRFLLEKFSAGEIDAIDVAHTHFVNALVQTTVIRPLVPIAPETLPQGEPSATVVVPDNFEPSPEELLDALLPFFVDWNIYQALLDSLASEHSARMIAMKNATENAKELVGDLTLEYNKARQEGITREILEIATAQIALE
- a CDS encoding ATPase, yielding MSGNIAVGLAATGGAIGVGLAALGAAGAIGRNPGSFGLVFTTALLGMALSEGLAILVFFVVGR
- the atpA gene encoding F0F1 ATP synthase subunit alpha translates to MSTLLEEIENRIADLRREVAKTDVGTVRETGDGVVKIEGLGNVGMNEILEFPDRRDTFGQPIRALALNLEETEVGGVILGEFTQIREGDQVRSTGKLLQVPVGKGLLGRVISPLGQPLDGKGAIEASLSYPMERIAPGIIQRRSVSQPVQTGIAAIDSMIPIGRGQRELIIGDRATGKTTIAVDSILNQARINRANESNPDYRPLYSIYVAVGQKNANVARVLDVLESHDALSSTIVVVAAASDPVTLQYLAPFAGAAIGEWFMENGMDALVVYDDLSKHAAAYRQLSLVLKRPSGREAYPGDVFYLHSRLLERAARLGERYGNGSLTALPIIETQAGDVSAYIPTNVISITDGQIYLETDLFYQGIRPAISVGLSVSRVGSAAQVKAIRQVAGKVKLELAQFRELAAFAQFASDLDPATKAKLDRGARIVEIFKQPQYSPVPVEVQVATLWGVQNNFFDSVPVPQVKAFQEKLVQFLQSRHPGVLDEIRQKGVLDEGITKSLRSAFENFTQAYTA
- a CDS encoding F0F1 ATP synthase subunit A, producing MFFLATAEPTSHAPLVHPAAPTLFHLGPLPITASMVHSWVILLLLFLVIRLGTARLEMVPSGLQNAIEAAVEGLERLTRGLLEPKVADWCFPLVATYFIFIAVSNLTGLVPGVGTIGFGTVKAGSHLPYSVEHPHVSLLRPPTSDANMTSAMAVIYFFVSLYWALKYHHGPWGLLVHIFGVKGGMKGWILIPLAVLFFAVGLMEALSIVIRAIALAMRLYGNVYGGESVLVLMTGMLGGLAAVPFYFFEFAVALIQALIFTLLAIVFTGTLCSHEESHK
- the tilS gene encoding tRNA lysidine(34) synthetase TilS, which gives rise to MENLPVQLLAAVSGGLDSCVLLDALVLCGKHPTVVHYDHGWRSDSREDAAFVGQLAASYGLPFLEEKGGSPGIKSEGAARNRRYEFFARAARTTGCSDLALGHHAEDQVETLLLQLLRGSGSHARGMRESEVRAGLRLHRPFLWLDRSQVREHARVRGLHWREDRSNDDRRYLRNRIRHELLPFLEERFSPHVRRSLLRFCRIRIAEEEWMTELVRKEAEGNSLSIADLGHAPLGRQRRVVHLWLRRRGVPDISLADVESVRGLACGERNGKEYPLAGGWHAVRKDGAISLKHLALSCASINT
- the atpC gene encoding ATP synthase F1 subunit epsilon, translating into MSLLHVEIVTPEGVRFAQDVEMATFPGEEGEMGVYPNHEPLITRIVPGELVLQAGGERKVLAVGEGFAKISSARLVLLSDMALYEEEIEEAKVAEAVERAQQALRQKELGEEEQAATAALLARSLAQLKVKRRHRSA
- a CDS encoding protoglobin domain-containing protein, which translates into the protein MSSRLAEVTEAVFAQLPPAARFTEEDEALFLRLAPGLASLEDPLVKVFYDILFAHPQTARVLSSGERSERENALRRWWRRTLQGPFDAQYWQWQAAVGLIHVRQNVTNPMMIGMWGVILNTLQVALLETLRLLPHEAARAMESLHRLAATVQALTAESYLRHYLLALSHSTGVSTELIHRLVVVELSSLDPSAQV
- the atpF gene encoding F0F1 ATP synthase subunit B, translated to MGDALVQLGIDWPRFIAQTINFAIVLWVLNRFAYRPVLRLLEERRTRIAESLQNAERIQKELAAAEEARREILHQANERASQLIAEAEQTAKLQGEKLLKEAAEESERILAKARARAEQEQQESRAVVRREVGELVLALTAKVSGKVLSVEDQERLRAETMAQLPAEPRTDFPPAPDSQRN
- the atpD gene encoding F0F1 ATP synthase subunit beta, which produces MSTGKIVQVIGPVVDLEFPEESVPAIYNALLVHLEREGKMIELTLETQQHLGEGWVRAVAMSSTDGLRRGMEAEDTGQPISVPVGPAVLGRVFNVLGDPVDERGPVAASKRYPIHRKAPDLAAQSTKTSILETGIKVIDLICPFLRGGKAGAFGGAGVGKTVVIMELINNIAKAHGGFSVFAGVGERTREGNDLYNEMAEAKVINLENVSDSKVALVYGQMNEPPGARLRVGLSALAMAEYFRDEMNQDVLLFIDNIFRFSQAGSEVSALLGRTPSAVGYQPTLASEMGALQERITSTRTGSITSFQAVYVPADDLTDPAPANTFAHLDSTIVLERAIAEQGIYPAVDPLASTSKALAADIVGEEHYNVARGVQRVLQRYKDLQDIIAILGMDELSPEDKQTVYRARKIQRFLSQPFHVAEVFTGTKGEYVPVAETIRGFREILDGKHDEVPEGNFYMKGTIDQVVASGK
- a CDS encoding pseudouridine synthase is translated as MRLNQYLARCGLGSRRGVERLILDGRVTVNGHVQDRLAIQVSTEDAVALDGRPVRPSSALTVLLHKPRGFLCTSFDPRGRKTVYDLLPPRWRNLRYIGRLDRESEGLLLFTSDGLLIERLAHPRHKVPKLYEVECDHPLDSAKIATLLRGCRIEGRTAAIDSFQILGARRVQVVLHQGIKRQIRLMFHSLGYSVTRLVRVAYGPLVLGSLPVGQYRLLSGAEAEELRSAAAPAPPAARRRARACPL
- a CDS encoding DUF971 domain-containing protein, with translation MPAPLAPVDVQLVGTELAIRWRDGRESYLPLEALRRNCPCALCQGESTATTTYSPKKKDYSAESFVVRSLQVVGGYALQIVWADGHATGIYPYSYLLSLGEESPPPR
- a CDS encoding F0F1 ATP synthase subunit delta; amino-acid sequence: MKLSRQARRKAKALFRLCFEGAVLDPGRVRQVVTVLLDQKPRGYLPILQRLRQLVAYRIAENTLSIESATPLPDQGGSLFAVLEARYGAALEKRYLVRPELIGGMRIQKGSTVWDGSISQRLQTLEATLV